The following coding sequences lie in one Stigmatella aurantiaca genomic window:
- a CDS encoding double-CXXCG motif protein, which translates to MKLYEFKETAPHFTGNLGNAKHRWGLPGVQPCSVCRAGGAIVGLQYPCTDLSALPARELEKLTDSWPVPLEEFLRLRELVRPFVPKDALLEPGARFGPLEGPASGHFGQLFMQNPWSLYLRREALERLQEAGVRGLEGCPLNVHFRAKPPPELRELQLELHGRFHPSCLPPERPLPCPKCGNDPLTLPEKFWLDITSVPVDLDVFRLKEAPGFIVATERLVEAVRRLELDGVIFHELEAR; encoded by the coding sequence ATGAAGCTTTACGAGTTCAAGGAGACGGCGCCACACTTCACAGGCAACCTGGGAAATGCCAAGCACCGATGGGGACTACCTGGCGTACAGCCCTGCTCCGTGTGCCGCGCTGGAGGTGCAATCGTGGGCCTTCAGTATCCGTGCACCGACCTATCCGCACTTCCAGCAAGGGAGCTGGAAAAGCTGACCGATTCATGGCCCGTCCCCCTCGAGGAGTTTCTCCGGTTGCGTGAGCTGGTGCGTCCGTTCGTGCCCAAGGATGCACTGTTGGAGCCAGGAGCCCGGTTCGGTCCCCTGGAGGGCCCCGCCTCGGGTCACTTTGGCCAGCTCTTCATGCAGAACCCCTGGTCTCTTTACCTACGACGAGAGGCACTGGAACGGCTGCAAGAAGCTGGCGTGCGTGGCCTTGAGGGGTGCCCACTGAATGTGCATTTCCGCGCGAAGCCTCCGCCAGAACTCCGGGAACTCCAGTTGGAACTCCACGGCAGATTTCATCCCAGCTGCTTACCACCAGAGCGCCCCTTACCCTGCCCAAAGTGTGGAAACGACCCGCTAACGCTGCCAGAGAAGTTCTGGCTTGATATCACCTCAGTACCCGTCGATTTGGATGTGTTCCGGTTGAAAGAGGCGCCTGGCTTTATTGTCGCTACGGAGCGTCTGGTCGAGGCGGTACGCCGTCTGGAGTTGGATGGAGTGATTTTCCACGAGCTGGAAGCGCGTTGA
- a CDS encoding ester cyclase, with translation MNTEQAREFYQQYLDTLYHERRLSEFPRFFHESLVVHPPFPGELSFAGVRGATQMLVEGFSDFRVTPGPFLYADNMIAARLTVTGTHTGPYMGIPPTGKKIQAIAHTHYRLHEGKIAELWDCTDALSLLQQLGVLPPMP, from the coding sequence ATCAATACCGAGCAAGCCCGCGAGTTCTACCAGCAGTACCTGGACACCCTCTACCACGAGCGCCGGCTCAGCGAATTCCCCCGGTTCTTCCACGAAAGTTTGGTGGTCCATCCCCCCTTCCCGGGAGAGCTGTCCTTTGCCGGGGTGAGGGGCGCGACGCAGATGCTGGTGGAAGGGTTTTCGGATTTCCGGGTGACGCCGGGGCCATTCCTCTACGCGGACAACATGATCGCGGCGCGGCTCACCGTCACGGGAACCCATACGGGGCCCTACATGGGAATCCCGCCGACGGGGAAGAAGATCCAGGCCATCGCGCACACGCACTACCGGCTGCACGAAGGCAAGATCGCCGAGCTCTGGGATTGCACGGACGCGCTGTCGCTGTTGCAGCAATTGGGCGTGCTCCCCCCCATGCCGTAA
- the uvrA gene encoding excinuclease ABC subunit UvrA yields the protein MPKHNSDASRNPPAGGGVTSSVKVRGARENNLKNIDVDIPRDALVVFTGVSGSGKSSLAFGTLYAEAQRRYFESVAPYARRLMDQVGVPEVDSIEGLPPAVALQQQRGSPTTRSSVGSVTTLSNSLRLLYSRAGHYPPGQEHLAAEAFSPNTPAGACPRCHGLGRVYEVTERSMVPDDSLTIRQRAVAAWPPAWHGQNLRDILVTLGYDVDRPWRELPQKDRNWILFTEEQPTVPVYAGFTPAETRQALKRKETPSYMGTFTSARKYVLQTFATTESASIKKRVSRYLLSTECPECEGKRLRREALSVTFAGLDIGELSKLPLARVAEVLRPTAEGTAPGLTKLRKEHPEKALVAERFTQDVLGRIRVLTDLGLGYLSLDRSTPTLSPGELQRLRLATQIRSQLFGVVYVLDEPSAGLHPADTQALLAALGQLKAAGNSLFVVEHEVDVIREADWIVDVGPAAGEQGGHVLYSGPPEGLIAVEASQTRRYLLGHGGAVRRTPRQPTGWLRLEGVTRNNLRGADASFPLGVFTSVTGISGSGKSSLVSQVLVELVSKHLGHELEQEEDEGEELERTPTLTEGGRIAAGMEGVTRLVRVDQKPIGRTPRSNLATYTGLFDSVRKLFAATKAAKARRYDAGRFSFNVPKGRCETCEGEGFVSVELIFLPDVFAPCPTCHGARYNAKTLEILYKDKNIADVLGLTVDGAYAFFEDEPHLRRALGVLREVGLGYLRLGQPATELSGGEAQRIKLATELQRVQRGNTLYVLDEPTTGLHPADVEKLLVQLNGLVDQGNTVILVEHDMRVVSQSDWVIDIGPGAGDEGGRVVTAGTPQDVSKSPKSRTAPFLKSFLKSMVKEE from the coding sequence ATGCCCAAACACAACTCAGACGCGTCCAGGAACCCTCCGGCGGGCGGAGGCGTCACGTCCTCCGTCAAGGTGAGAGGAGCCCGCGAGAACAACCTCAAGAACATCGACGTGGACATTCCGCGCGATGCGCTGGTGGTGTTCACGGGCGTCTCGGGCTCGGGCAAATCCTCGCTCGCGTTCGGGACGCTCTATGCGGAGGCGCAGCGGCGCTACTTCGAGTCGGTGGCCCCATATGCGCGGCGTCTGATGGATCAGGTGGGTGTGCCCGAGGTGGATTCCATCGAGGGCCTGCCCCCGGCCGTGGCGCTGCAACAGCAGCGCGGCAGCCCCACGACGCGCTCCTCGGTGGGCAGTGTCACCACGCTGTCGAACTCCCTGCGCCTGCTCTACTCGCGGGCGGGACACTATCCGCCCGGGCAGGAGCACCTGGCGGCGGAAGCGTTCTCGCCGAACACGCCCGCGGGGGCCTGTCCGCGGTGCCACGGGCTGGGCCGGGTGTACGAGGTGACCGAGCGCTCGATGGTGCCGGACGACTCGCTCACCATCCGCCAGCGCGCGGTGGCCGCGTGGCCGCCCGCGTGGCACGGGCAGAACCTCCGCGACATCCTCGTCACCCTGGGCTACGACGTGGACCGTCCCTGGAGGGAGCTGCCCCAGAAGGACCGGAACTGGATCCTCTTCACGGAGGAGCAGCCCACGGTGCCGGTGTACGCGGGCTTCACGCCGGCGGAGACGCGCCAGGCGCTCAAGCGCAAGGAGACCCCCAGCTACATGGGGACGTTCACGAGCGCGCGCAAGTACGTCCTACAGACCTTCGCCACCACGGAGAGCGCGTCCATCAAGAAGCGGGTGTCGCGGTACCTGCTGAGCACCGAGTGCCCGGAGTGCGAGGGCAAGCGGCTGCGGCGCGAGGCGCTCTCGGTGACCTTCGCGGGGCTCGACATCGGCGAGCTGTCGAAGCTGCCGCTGGCCCGCGTGGCCGAGGTGCTGCGCCCCACGGCGGAGGGAACCGCGCCCGGGCTGACGAAGCTGAGGAAGGAGCACCCGGAGAAGGCGCTTGTCGCCGAGCGGTTCACCCAGGATGTGCTGGGACGCATCCGGGTGCTGACGGATCTCGGGCTGGGCTACCTCTCGCTGGATCGCAGCACGCCCACGCTCTCGCCCGGAGAGCTCCAGCGGCTGCGGCTGGCCACGCAAATCCGCTCCCAGCTCTTCGGGGTGGTGTACGTGCTCGATGAGCCCTCGGCGGGCCTCCATCCGGCGGACACCCAGGCGCTCCTGGCGGCGCTCGGACAACTGAAGGCGGCGGGCAACTCGCTCTTCGTGGTCGAGCACGAGGTGGACGTCATCCGCGAGGCGGACTGGATCGTGGACGTGGGACCGGCAGCGGGGGAGCAGGGGGGACACGTGCTCTACAGCGGTCCGCCGGAAGGGCTCATAGCCGTCGAGGCCTCCCAGACGCGCCGCTACCTGCTGGGGCACGGCGGGGCGGTGAGACGGACGCCGCGCCAGCCCACGGGGTGGCTGCGCCTGGAAGGCGTCACCCGCAACAACCTGCGCGGCGCCGATGCCAGCTTCCCGCTGGGCGTCTTCACCTCCGTGACGGGGATTTCAGGCTCGGGCAAGTCGAGCCTCGTGAGCCAGGTGCTGGTGGAGCTGGTGTCGAAGCACCTGGGCCACGAGCTTGAACAGGAAGAGGACGAGGGAGAGGAGCTGGAGCGCACGCCCACCCTCACCGAGGGAGGCCGCATCGCGGCGGGAATGGAAGGCGTCACGAGGCTGGTGCGCGTCGACCAGAAGCCCATCGGGCGGACCCCGCGCTCCAACCTGGCGACCTATACGGGGCTCTTCGACAGCGTGCGAAAGCTCTTTGCCGCGACCAAGGCCGCGAAGGCCCGGCGCTACGATGCGGGGAGGTTCTCATTCAACGTCCCCAAGGGACGCTGCGAGACGTGCGAAGGCGAGGGATTCGTCAGCGTCGAGCTGATCTTCCTGCCGGACGTCTTCGCGCCTTGTCCCACGTGCCACGGCGCCCGCTACAACGCGAAGACGCTGGAGATCCTCTACAAGGACAAGAACATCGCGGACGTCCTGGGCCTGACGGTGGACGGGGCTTACGCCTTCTTCGAGGACGAGCCGCACCTGCGCCGGGCCCTGGGAGTGCTGAGGGAAGTTGGTCTCGGCTACCTGCGGCTGGGCCAGCCCGCCACGGAACTCTCTGGAGGAGAGGCCCAGCGAATCAAGCTCGCGACCGAGCTGCAGCGGGTGCAGCGAGGCAACACGCTCTACGTCCTGGACGAGCCCACGACGGGACTGCACCCAGCGGACGTGGAGAAGCTCTTGGTGCAGCTCAACGGGCTGGTGGACCAGGGCAACACCGTCATCCTCGTCGAGCACGACATGCGCGTTGTCTCCCAGAGCGACTGGGTCATCGACATCGGTCCAGGGGCAGGAGACGAAGGGGGGAGGGTGGTCACCGCAGGAACCCCCCAAGACGTCTCCAAGTCACCCAAGAGCCGCACCGCGCCTTTCCTCAAGAGCTTCCTCAAATCCATGGTGAAGGAGGAGTGA
- a CDS encoding O-methyltransferase gives MSEETWTEVDRYITGLLVPPDPVLEAALEASAQAGLPAINVAPNQGKLLMLLAQLHGARTILEIGTLGGYSTIWLARALPPGGRVLSLESVPKHAEVARENIARAGLAQTVEVRLGSALDTLPQLVAEGQGPFDLTFIDADKENTAEYFKWALKLSRPGSLIITDNVVRRGAVADAASTDARVQGMRRFFEAVAAEPRVSATAIQTVGSKGYDGLALARVTSG, from the coding sequence ATGAGCGAGGAAACTTGGACCGAGGTGGACCGTTACATCACCGGCTTGCTGGTGCCGCCTGATCCCGTGTTGGAGGCGGCCCTCGAAGCCAGTGCGCAAGCGGGCCTGCCTGCCATCAACGTGGCGCCCAACCAGGGCAAGCTGCTGATGCTGCTGGCGCAACTGCATGGCGCCCGGACCATCCTGGAGATCGGCACGCTGGGTGGGTACAGCACGATCTGGCTCGCGCGGGCGCTGCCTCCGGGAGGCCGGGTTCTCTCGCTGGAGTCCGTGCCGAAGCACGCGGAGGTGGCCCGCGAGAACATCGCCCGCGCGGGGCTTGCGCAGACGGTGGAGGTCCGGCTCGGGAGTGCGCTCGACACCCTGCCTCAGCTCGTCGCAGAGGGGCAGGGGCCGTTTGATCTGACCTTCATCGACGCGGACAAGGAGAACACGGCGGAGTATTTCAAGTGGGCTCTGAAACTCTCACGCCCTGGCAGCCTCATCATCACGGACAATGTGGTGCGCAGGGGCGCGGTGGCCGATGCCGCGAGCACCGACGCGAGGGTCCAGGGCATGCGCCGCTTCTTCGAGGCGGTGGCCGCCGAGCCCCGCGTGAGTGCCACGGCCATCCAGACGGTGGGCAGCAAAGGCTACGACGGCCTGGCGCTCGCACGGGTCACGTCCGGCTGA
- a CDS encoding esterase family protein, with the protein MSSVDPNLRREVFGWYSHRLGMDMPVVRYGHWGPAMLLFPTAGGDFLEAERMGLIQSVAHHLLSGRFQIFSINSINPWAWMNPGIPVHEKAHNQARFSDYVEQEVVPHIRGCLGNGHARIGAAGASFGAFHAANAFFRRPDLFELLLGLGGFYDLQPEFLHGFWSDEVYFNNPVSYVPNLPEGSNMDLLRHHSRIHLVTSRGAWEYPEYSEHLSHLLHQRGIPHNLDIWGEDMPHDWPTWYRQLDHYVSERLGY; encoded by the coding sequence ATGTCATCCGTCGATCCGAACCTGCGCCGGGAAGTCTTCGGCTGGTACAGCCACCGGCTGGGCATGGACATGCCCGTTGTCCGCTACGGCCACTGGGGCCCGGCGATGTTGCTCTTCCCCACGGCGGGAGGAGACTTCCTGGAAGCCGAGCGCATGGGGCTCATCCAGTCCGTGGCGCACCACCTGCTCTCCGGCCGGTTCCAGATCTTCAGCATCAACAGCATCAACCCCTGGGCCTGGATGAACCCAGGCATCCCCGTGCATGAGAAGGCCCACAACCAGGCGCGCTTCTCGGATTATGTCGAGCAGGAGGTGGTGCCGCATATCCGAGGCTGCCTGGGCAATGGCCACGCGCGCATCGGCGCTGCGGGGGCCAGCTTCGGGGCGTTCCACGCCGCCAACGCCTTCTTCCGGCGGCCGGACCTGTTCGAGCTGCTCCTCGGCCTGGGCGGCTTCTACGATCTCCAGCCAGAGTTCCTCCACGGGTTCTGGAGCGACGAGGTCTACTTCAACAACCCCGTATCCTACGTGCCGAACCTGCCCGAGGGCTCCAACATGGACCTCCTCCGGCACCACAGCCGGATCCACCTGGTGACGAGCCGTGGCGCCTGGGAGTACCCAGAGTACTCCGAGCACCTCAGCCACCTGTTACACCAGCGGGGCATCCCGCACAACCTGGACATCTGGGGCGAGGACATGCCCCACGATTGGCCCACCTGGTACCGGCAGCTCGACCACTACGTCTCGGAGCGGCTCGGGTACTGA
- a CDS encoding DUF6310 domain-containing protein, with the protein MTVMVEPDTQKAQDPKEQTEGSKANRSSRAPLTSSRRPECIPKIVPHRGGDPLHDQCADKVPQNSFPGFDALVNGKHFDALQSSAGVLWEIKTDNFDPYTIPLQRIVVAKQVPELQHERNIARSCGFDFRTGVRSAAHKRALEAIDITLKVIVMDWC; encoded by the coding sequence ATGACCGTCATGGTGGAGCCCGATACTCAGAAAGCACAGGATCCTAAAGAGCAAACGGAGGGCTCTAAAGCCAATCGAAGCTCACGTGCCCCACTGACTTCGTCCCGCCGCCCAGAGTGCATTCCCAAGATTGTTCCTCACCGGGGTGGAGACCCTCTCCACGACCAATGCGCTGACAAAGTTCCGCAGAACAGTTTCCCTGGCTTTGATGCGCTTGTTAATGGCAAGCACTTTGACGCGCTCCAATCCAGCGCGGGCGTCCTGTGGGAGATCAAGACCGACAATTTCGATCCATACACGATCCCTCTTCAAAGAATCGTGGTCGCCAAGCAGGTGCCGGAACTGCAACACGAGCGCAACATCGCGAGAAGTTGCGGATTTGATTTTCGGACTGGAGTCCGCAGCGCCGCTCACAAGCGAGCACTGGAAGCCATCGATATCACCCTCAAAGTCATTGTCATGGATTGGTGCTGA
- a CDS encoding DUF2380 domain-containing protein, with the protein MKRPLHSSYLLLLAAAGLSLLACGSATPAVRAWKETAQEERSACDNPNSDQCIVFACEEEECGVFRCEDANWEAVTSAPLAHDAELAN; encoded by the coding sequence ATGAAGCGTCCTCTGCACTCTTCATATTTGCTACTGTTAGCCGCGGCAGGACTATCGCTTCTTGCATGCGGCAGTGCGACACCTGCCGTACGCGCCTGGAAGGAAACAGCCCAGGAAGAGCGGAGCGCGTGTGACAACCCCAACTCTGACCAATGCATCGTCTTCGCATGCGAGGAGGAAGAGTGCGGTGTTTTCCGCTGTGAAGACGCCAACTGGGAAGCGGTGACGAGCGCCCCCCTGGCACACGACGCTGAGCTGGCGAACTGA
- a CDS encoding GIY-YIG nuclease family protein, translating to MVVIMAVLIFALTIALTVFQTRARSANALLQQAREETGSLQERVSKLEADNKVLEQYRRIPNAEQHAQEIIQAAERRAEEVQARAQENQERMLAAVLAENERTRAALQTDRDRATAEFQVTKNKASAILTDAAAEASAVVETAYKRARELEAESSLTVQTIEELKRTIEALKNVIEGYGNQYVIPTYGLLDELAEEFGHAESGQRLKSARDSMRRMIKSGTAATCDYVEESRKSTAIDFVLDAFNGKVDTILLSLKSDNHGTLAQKIRDAFNIVNNNGKAFRNARITPEYLQVRLDELHWAAVTQELKEKEREEQRILKERIREEEKAQREYERAMKEAQKEEEVLRKAMEKAQREIEKASDEQKARYEDQLRELQERLKSAEEKNQRALSMAQQTKTGHVYVISNIGSFGEDVYKIGLTRRLEPLDRIKELGDASVPFEFDVHSLISSEDAPALERELHKRFVRTQVNKVNPRKEFFRLTLQDIRRELEGMGIHAKWTLAAECREYKETRAIEQAMVDKTFHESAWMEKQLQEQDADPQRLAG from the coding sequence ATGGTCGTCATCATGGCAGTGTTGATTTTTGCTTTGACAATAGCGCTCACGGTCTTCCAGACAAGGGCCCGCTCCGCCAACGCCTTACTTCAACAGGCACGCGAAGAGACCGGCTCACTGCAGGAGCGAGTGAGCAAGCTGGAGGCCGACAATAAAGTCCTTGAGCAGTACCGCCGGATTCCGAACGCAGAGCAGCACGCTCAAGAAATCATCCAGGCTGCCGAGCGGCGCGCAGAAGAGGTGCAAGCGCGTGCTCAAGAGAACCAAGAGCGGATGCTGGCCGCAGTTCTGGCGGAGAACGAGCGGACCCGCGCCGCGCTCCAGACGGATCGGGATCGGGCAACTGCCGAATTCCAGGTGACCAAGAACAAGGCCAGCGCCATCCTTACGGACGCCGCCGCAGAAGCAAGTGCAGTGGTCGAGACCGCCTACAAACGCGCCCGGGAGCTGGAGGCAGAGTCCTCCTTGACGGTGCAGACCATCGAGGAACTGAAGCGAACCATCGAGGCGCTCAAGAACGTCATCGAGGGATACGGCAATCAGTATGTCATACCGACTTATGGCCTCCTGGATGAACTCGCCGAAGAGTTCGGGCACGCGGAATCCGGCCAGCGGCTCAAGTCCGCCCGCGACTCGATGCGCCGGATGATCAAATCCGGGACGGCCGCTACGTGCGACTACGTCGAGGAAAGCCGCAAGAGCACGGCCATCGACTTCGTTCTCGACGCGTTCAACGGCAAGGTGGACACCATCCTCCTCAGCCTCAAGAGCGACAACCATGGGACCCTCGCTCAAAAGATCCGGGATGCCTTCAACATCGTGAACAACAACGGCAAAGCGTTCCGGAACGCCCGCATCACACCCGAGTATCTCCAAGTCCGTCTCGATGAACTCCACTGGGCCGCAGTCACACAAGAACTCAAGGAAAAAGAGCGAGAAGAACAGCGTATTCTCAAGGAGCGGATCCGAGAAGAAGAGAAGGCCCAGCGCGAGTACGAGCGCGCGATGAAGGAAGCCCAAAAAGAGGAAGAGGTCTTGCGCAAAGCCATGGAGAAGGCTCAACGCGAGATTGAGAAGGCGAGCGATGAGCAGAAAGCCCGGTATGAGGACCAGCTCCGCGAGTTGCAGGAAAGGCTGAAGAGCGCGGAAGAAAAGAATCAGCGTGCGCTCTCCATGGCGCAACAGACCAAGACTGGGCACGTCTATGTCATTTCCAATATTGGTTCCTTCGGCGAAGACGTTTACAAGATTGGGCTGACGCGGCGGTTGGAGCCTCTCGACCGCATCAAAGAGCTAGGCGATGCCAGTGTTCCTTTCGAGTTTGATGTCCACTCGCTCATCTCGAGCGAAGACGCTCCAGCCCTTGAGCGGGAACTCCACAAACGGTTTGTCCGAACGCAGGTAAACAAGGTCAACCCCAGAAAGGAATTCTTCCGGCTGACCCTCCAGGACATCCGCCGCGAACTGGAAGGCATGGGCATCCACGCCAAATGGACCCTGGCCGCCGAGTGCAGAGAGTACAAGGAAACGCGCGCTATCGAGCAAGCCATGGTCGACAAGACCTTCCATGAAAGCGCATGGATGGAGAAGCAACTTCAAGAGCAGGACGCAGATCCGCAAAGGCTGGCAGGATAG
- a CDS encoding DUF5953 family protein translates to MTAPHRSLVLSIYAPALGDDTGRTLSVVRGLEYALPGLRLGWTISDKGEFIPVPQRDEWLAQAEAKKTLPMLCNGKEDDLVTVSGWERPAGISSGGQPQFEVHAELPLDATRIAASVAVLETMAEGAHAFWGRLMPSSVAAEMAQQVRHSTKELHAPPRGLPALNLTEDIPSPEIPHHLGWLNYWSAATSRALGFPAHDRDVNLLSRSRRTATGGWVLRLTDEPLDLDNPAHLDALLRAYERFPGIGGRFIP, encoded by the coding sequence ATGACGGCTCCGCACCGCTCTCTCGTCCTCAGCATCTACGCGCCTGCTCTTGGAGATGACACCGGCCGCACCCTTTCCGTAGTGCGAGGACTGGAATATGCGCTCCCTGGCTTGCGCCTAGGATGGACCATTTCTGACAAGGGAGAGTTCATCCCAGTACCACAGCGCGATGAATGGCTCGCTCAGGCAGAAGCGAAAAAAACGCTCCCGATGCTCTGCAATGGCAAAGAGGACGATCTCGTGACGGTTTCTGGATGGGAACGTCCTGCCGGTATCTCGTCAGGAGGTCAGCCACAATTTGAAGTCCACGCAGAATTGCCGCTCGATGCAACCAGAATCGCGGCGTCGGTGGCTGTGCTGGAGACCATGGCAGAGGGCGCACATGCCTTTTGGGGGCGCCTGATGCCGTCCAGCGTGGCGGCTGAAATGGCTCAGCAGGTTCGCCATTCGACGAAGGAGTTACATGCTCCGCCCCGGGGGTTGCCAGCACTCAACCTCACGGAGGACATCCCTTCACCTGAGATACCGCATCACCTGGGATGGTTGAATTACTGGTCAGCCGCTACCTCCCGGGCCCTCGGCTTCCCGGCCCACGATCGCGACGTAAACTTACTCTCACGGTCGCGACGCACCGCAACAGGTGGGTGGGTGCTCCGGCTCACAGATGAACCGCTTGATCTCGACAACCCCGCTCACCTCGACGCACTCTTACGTGCTTATGAGCGCTTTCCGGGGATTGGTGGGCGCTTCATCCCCTGA
- a CDS encoding cytochrome P450 has translation MALPSDEQKGSAEPSSNVWTHIARTEELRGPGPFALSVDGIDLVAVRAPSGLKVFEGRCPHQGALLGEGEQHGTELVCRNHRWRFDTTSGQRLEGPQCLRACPAQVREDGLFADVRALREAAGPQRAARLRAIAELPGPSGYPLVGNALELLSDRMHQVIEGWETTYGSIFRFRLGPRDVVAVSKPALVQQILRQRPENFRRMSSFATVFAEMGTPGVLSAEGAPWRSLRRLTMVALSNRNLKTFYPTLKDVAERLHRRWKQAADSGQPVALSEDLQRFAVDVTTQLAFGHDVNALGGGEDELQRKFDEIFAAFNRRLTAIVPYWRFLKLPVDRRLDRVLDELRTWVSGLVDGASARLAADPSRAEQPANFLEAMACARDEAGQPFPKQTILGNALQIVGGGEDTTAHTLAWAVHELCNRPQAVAALREELGTVLGEAIVPGDIDTAGKLSYANAIANEAMRLRPVVPVMFMETNTDLVLEDVVLPKGTATWALLRPVSRSASQFAEPETFQPERWLAQPGGGSSDPMGHFAFGSGPRMCPGRTLALLEMRVVLATLFQNFDVERIGPPDQVREVLSFTMHPKGLSVRLRHRGAPSAAPSA, from the coding sequence ATGGCACTACCCAGTGATGAACAGAAGGGCTCCGCCGAGCCCTCCTCGAATGTCTGGACACACATCGCCCGGACCGAAGAGCTGCGCGGCCCCGGCCCCTTCGCCCTGTCCGTGGATGGCATTGATCTGGTGGCGGTCCGCGCCCCCTCTGGCCTGAAGGTGTTCGAGGGGCGCTGCCCCCACCAGGGCGCGCTCCTCGGCGAGGGCGAGCAGCATGGCACCGAGCTCGTCTGCCGGAACCACCGCTGGCGCTTCGACACCACCTCCGGCCAGCGACTGGAGGGGCCCCAGTGTCTGCGCGCCTGCCCGGCCCAGGTGCGCGAGGACGGTCTGTTCGCGGATGTCCGGGCGCTCCGCGAGGCCGCGGGCCCCCAGCGCGCCGCCCGCCTCCGGGCCATCGCGGAGCTGCCGGGCCCCTCGGGCTATCCCCTCGTGGGCAACGCCCTGGAGCTCCTCTCGGACCGGATGCACCAGGTCATCGAGGGCTGGGAGACGACCTATGGCTCCATCTTCCGCTTCCGCCTGGGGCCCCGGGACGTCGTCGCGGTGTCCAAGCCCGCGCTCGTGCAGCAGATCCTCCGGCAGCGCCCCGAGAACTTCCGGCGCATGAGCAGCTTCGCCACGGTGTTCGCCGAGATGGGCACGCCGGGCGTCCTGTCCGCCGAGGGCGCCCCCTGGCGCTCGCTGCGGCGGCTCACCATGGTGGCGCTCTCGAACCGCAACCTGAAGACCTTCTATCCCACGCTCAAGGACGTCGCCGAGCGCCTCCACCGGCGCTGGAAGCAGGCCGCCGACAGCGGGCAACCCGTGGCGTTGTCCGAGGACCTGCAGCGCTTCGCCGTCGATGTGACGACGCAGCTCGCCTTCGGCCACGACGTCAATGCGCTCGGCGGCGGCGAGGACGAGCTCCAGCGCAAGTTCGATGAGATCTTCGCGGCCTTCAACCGCCGGCTCACCGCCATCGTCCCCTACTGGCGCTTCCTCAAGCTCCCCGTCGACCGCCGGTTGGACCGGGTGCTCGATGAGCTTCGCACCTGGGTGTCCGGGCTCGTCGATGGCGCGAGCGCCCGCCTCGCCGCGGACCCCTCCCGGGCCGAACAGCCCGCCAACTTCCTGGAGGCCATGGCCTGTGCCCGGGACGAGGCGGGCCAGCCCTTCCCCAAGCAGACCATCCTGGGCAATGCCCTGCAGATTGTCGGCGGCGGCGAGGACACGACCGCGCACACCCTGGCGTGGGCCGTCCACGAGCTCTGCAACCGTCCCCAGGCGGTGGCCGCGCTGCGCGAGGAGCTGGGCACCGTGCTCGGCGAGGCCATTGTTCCCGGGGACATCGACACCGCCGGGAAGCTTTCCTACGCCAATGCCATCGCCAACGAGGCGATGCGGCTGCGCCCCGTGGTGCCGGTGATGTTCATGGAGACGAACACGGACCTGGTGCTGGAGGATGTCGTCCTGCCCAAGGGCACGGCGACCTGGGCCCTCCTGCGCCCGGTGTCCCGCAGCGCCTCGCAGTTCGCCGAGCCGGAGACCTTCCAGCCCGAGCGCTGGCTGGCCCAGCCCGGCGGCGGCTCCTCGGATCCGATGGGCCACTTCGCCTTCGGCTCAGGCCCCCGGATGTGCCCGGGCCGGACCCTGGCGCTGCTTGAGATGCGGGTGGTGCTCGCCACGCTCTTCCAGAACTTCGACGTCGAGCGCATCGGCCCCCCGGACCAGGTCCGGGAGGTCCTCTCGTTCACCATGCACCCGAAGGGGCTCTCGGTGCGCCTGCGTCACCGGGGCGCCCCGTCCGCTGCGCCCAGCGCCTAA